The following proteins come from a genomic window of Candidatus Zixiibacteriota bacterium:
- a CDS encoding YihA family ribosome biogenesis GTP-binding protein, whose translation MPLKAEFFGSYADARKIPSDNRPQIAFAGRSNVGKSSLLNKIVGRKKLAKTSKTPGRTQLINLFLVNEVCFFVDLPGYGYARASVEARRQWGKLVDSYLDSSPSLKGLCFLLDCRRDPNEDDLMMVDWLQSRNIEYIIVLTKADKLSKSRLLNRCRQIEKAFKSSPIPFSIVSGIGKKELLLWIEGITGKQK comes from the coding sequence ATGCCTTTAAAAGCGGAATTTTTCGGGTCCTATGCTGATGCCCGGAAAATACCATCCGACAACCGTCCTCAAATCGCTTTCGCGGGTCGCTCCAATGTGGGGAAATCATCATTATTGAATAAGATTGTCGGTCGAAAAAAACTGGCCAAAACTTCCAAGACTCCCGGCCGGACGCAGTTGATTAATCTTTTTTTGGTTAACGAGGTTTGTTTTTTTGTGGATCTGCCGGGCTACGGTTATGCCCGGGCTTCGGTGGAGGCGCGTCGGCAATGGGGAAAACTGGTCGACAGTTATCTGGACTCGTCGCCGTCATTGAAAGGGCTCTGTTTTCTTCTCGACTGCCGCCGCGACCCCAATGAGGATGATCTGATGATGGTTGACTGGCTTCAGTCGCGAAACATAGAGTATATAATTGTTCTCACCAAGGCCGACAAACTCAGCAAGAGCCGTCTGCTTAACAGGTGTCGGCAGATCGAAAAAGCCTTTAAATCCAGCCCGATTCCGTTTTCGATTGTTTCGGGAATCGGCAAAAAAGAGCTGTTGCTCTGGATTGAGGGCATTACCGGTAAACAGAAATAA